In one Drosophila pseudoobscura strain MV-25-SWS-2005 chromosome X, UCI_Dpse_MV25, whole genome shotgun sequence genomic region, the following are encoded:
- the Nost gene encoding uncharacterized protein Nost isoform X3: protein MQTLGEHEHQPKTTTVSIPFAFGFVLLAALFYCVFGFLRRPLRRWRRQMQRMSRSNNSGRRRHMHVHVYRRARTHTRHVQRIGIEFEKLPKLILRLFTQKSVMNHLRVHKFKIGGKDSSAVSAAVAVAADPSDNNNGNHTNNNNNNNNQNGNGGGGAKRFLTRIKRYSVLGNKLSRRHLGSLNLQSSAAGAERGADGERLGSVQSPGKTISGSYNMTGSHSEDHRLEIGAPVLISTTTLDTDRFDVTEARLKQIGGGIAQTSTIVRTLTPRSSDEEEFLDARCTQLDRDERDEAEEFQTPIHQPQEGEHEEPQPQKEQPAPQKEVESQPQRHSQEDLQEDLLEEEEEKMVMPPMRRANIARQQQAMSVQNLHRTELKVYLHKSPSMTLDMNVTAPGHLGPGLNMPELPELYGDSKLSLAASDMDNNKENTPVDGMPIANGGGGFLSHQSRFKSIESFQLHSRSKRSSSQPSSKQSSKMSLDCSVHSFDFDFKSVSYQSLNAQNLMVSIDELQEITRQINETEDFTKEVDLEYCEHRDQLRPSERRITLLKNKNQTLIHFNQQKEKLRKGWHGMKHWFGEEGTRLKEAVRQQTPLKRLARSRSNLNQSTTDASRLSISPERNTRDITESCEDITNRTELDSSLSQRALSDEDLSPNAKRFKDEGQNGFEELRRYIKQGGDFSKELIFVLQERADSELIYSKSLSKLANKLNKAGREIPGSVADAWRGVATEMESRSDIHRQLAASLTDELVKPLKVVVESHHKARKAVESTVDKAARVLSEWRITEAKAKKASHTAARENEKLQDAMLDVRIQKSPSIAMLHQGPNKISAEKELKNAEKDCVKLDNKRKKAEEAVKRADVEYYTMCVRAERARVDWEMAVLRGSSQLQTNEQQRLANMHNFAQQYGRLISDINPILGGLTCRLQPQLDACNVDKDMLVVSNIRHHSEGPSEQLLPDFYCEHTTLAMNRERRKHALIKLLQLVKTDLERERKSRDGLRGLSQSLNNQENQNITDKLYHIRSMLTYLEGSRIKLQSALLELDHKPRTTHPLAQHIQITRDRTGLQQSILKVPNWLKNNDKTQQSTGLDVSGGHQEDEPEEEDACSQMMGNALSNSSCADISVTATGPALKHFNRSKSNIETFTTSQPKIISTTNASLAAVALAAASVKCKTIPANHQHNHHHNHNQGSDRGQADGGSNQQDSDFDEFSSQDEDEEDTGPVKGQQVPQSQLQSQNQMPTQHFYQNAQDLQKGGGHGHGQGQGQVLGRCKALYSYTPKLYDELELSPGDIIEVHAKQDDGWWLGALRNHIGIFPATYVEEC, encoded by the exons ATGCAAACTCTGGGCGAACACGAACACCAGCCGAAGACGACGACGGTGTCGATTCCGTTCGCTTTCGGTTTTGTTCTCTTGGCCGCACTATTCTATTGCGTCTTTGGTTTTCTGCGTCGTCCGCTGCGGCGTTGGCGTCGACAGATGCAGAGGATGAGCAGAAGCAATAATTCGGGCCGCCGCAGACATATGCATGTGCACGTTTACAGGCGTgcacgcactcacacacgtCATGTGCAGAGGATCGGGATAGAGTTCGAGAAGTTACCGAAACTAATTTTGCGACTCTTTACACAGAAATCCGTGATGAACCACCTACGGGTGCACAAATTCAAGATCGGCGGCAAGGACAGCAGCGCCGTTTCTGCAGCGGTTGCGGTTGCAGCCGATCCCTCGGACAACAATAACGGCAATCacacgaacaacaacaacaacaacaacaaccagaatGGAAACGGTGGCGGCGGTGCCAAAAGATTCCTCACACGCATCAAACGGTACTCGGTGCTTGGCAACAAACTAAGTCGCCGCCACCTGGGGAGCCTCAACCTACAGTCGTCTGCGGCCGGAGCGGAGAGGGGCGCCGATGGAGAGCGGCTTGGCTCTGTGCAGTCGCCCGGCAAGACTATATCCGGCAGCTACAACATGACCGGCAGCCACTCGGAGGACCATCGCCTGGAGATCGGTGCCCCGGTGCTGATATCGACCACCACATTGGATACGGACCGCTTTGATGTGACTGAGGCCCGACTCAAGCAGATCGGCGGCGGCATTGCCCAGACCTCCACCATTGTGCGCACCCTGACGCCGCGCAGCTCCGACGAGGAGGAGTTTTTGGATGCCCGCTGCACTCAGCTGGATCGTGATGAGCGGGATGAGGCGGAGGAGTTTCAGACGCCCATTCATCAGCCACAGGAAGGAGAACAcgaggagccacagccacagaaggAACAGCCAGCGCCACAAAAGGAAGTagagtcacagccacagcgacacTCACAGGAGGATTTGCAAGAAGATCTACttgaggaggaggaagagaagATGGTGATGCCACCGATGCGACGGGCCAACATCGctcgccagcagcaggccatGTCCGTGCAGAATCTGCACAGAACCGAACTGAAGGTCTACCTGCACAAGTCGCCCTCGATGACGCTCGACATGAACGTGACGGCTCCGGGGCATCTGGGCCCGGGCCTCAACATGCCAGAGCTGCCGGAGCTGTATGGCGACAGCAAGCTGAGCCTGGCGGCCAGCGACATGGACAACAACAAGGAGAATACACCGGTGGATGGTATGCCTATCGccaatggaggaggaggattcCTGTCGCATCAGTCGCGCTTCAAGAGCATCGAATCGTTCCAGCTGCACAGCCGCTCGAAGCGCAGCTCCTCTCAGCCGAGCTCGAAGCAGAGCTCAAAGATGAGCCTCGACTGCTCCGTGCACagcttcgacttcgacttcaaGTCGGTCAGCTATCAGAGCCTGAATGCCCAGAACCTGATGGTGTCCATTGACGAGCTACAGGAAATCACGCGCCAAATCAACGAGACGGAGGACTTCACCAAAGAGGTGGATCTGGAGTACTGCGAGCACCGGGATCAGCTGCGTCCCAGCGAGCGTCGCATCACGCTGCTGAAGAACAAGAACCAGACGCTCATTCACTTCaaccagcagaaggagaagctgCGCAAGGGCTGGCACGGCATGAAGCACTGGTTCGGTGAGGAGGGCACTCGCCTCAAGGAGGCCGTTCGCCAGCAGACGCCCCTCAAGCGTCTGGCCCGCTCACGCAGTAATCTGAATCAATCGACCACGGACGCGAGTCGTCTGTCCATATCGCCGGAACGCAATACCCGCGACATCACCGAGAGCTGTGAGGATATCACCAATCGCACGGAACTGGACTCCTCCTTGTCCCAGAGGGCACTCAGCGATGAGGATTTGTCACCAAATGCCAAACGCTTCAAGGATGAG GGCCAGAATGGATTCGAGGAACTGCGTCGCTACATCAAGCAGGGCGGAGATTTCAGCAAGGAGCTCATATTCGTCCTGCAGGAGCG TGCCGATTCCGAATTGATTTACTCGAAATCGCTCTCGAAGCTGGCCAATAAGCTGAACAAGGCTGGCCGAGAGATACCTGGGAGTGTGGCGGATGCCTGGCGCGGCGTGGCCACCGAAATGGAGAGCCGCAGCGATATCCACCGCCAGCTGGCGGCCTCCCTCACCGATGAGCTGGTCAAGCCGCTCAAGGTGGTCGTCGAGAGTCACCACAAGGCGCGCAAAGCG GTCGAAAGTACTGTGGATAAGGCCGCTCGGGTACTCAGCGAATGGCGCATAACGGAGGCCAAGGCCAAGAAGGCTTCGCATACAGCGGCGCGTGAGAACGAGAAGCTGCAGGACGCCATGCTGGATGTGCGTATCCAGAAGTCGCCATCCATTGCCATGCTCCACCAGGGCCCCAACAAGATCTCGGCCGAAAAGGAGCTAAAGAACGCTGAGAAGGACTGCGTAAAGCTGGACAACAAGCGCAAGAAGGCAGAGGAGGCTGTAAAGCGAGCCGATGTCGAGTACTACAcgatgtgtgtgcgtgccgaACGGGCACGCGTCGACTGGGAGATGGCCGTGCTCCGGGGCAGCTCCCAGCTGCAGACCAACGAGCAGCAGCGTCTCGCGAATATGCACAACTTTGCCCAGCAATACGGCCGCCTCATCTCCGATATAAATCCCATTCTCGGTGGCCTCACCTGCCGCCTGCAGCCGCAGCTGGATGCGTGCAATGTCGACAAGGATATGCTGGTGGTAAGCAACATCCGCCACCATTCGGAGGGTCCCAGCGAGCAGCTACTGCCCGACTTTTACTGCGAACACACCACACTGGCCATGAATCGAGAACGGCGAAAGCATGCGCTCATCAAACTCCTACAGCTGGTGAAAACCGATCTGGAACGCGAACGAAAGTCACGCGACGGCCTCCGTGGTCTCTCTCAGTCGTTAAATAACCAGGAGAACCAAAACATCACCGACAAGTTGTATCAC aTTCGATCCATGCTCACGTATCTGGAGGGATCACGCATCAAACTGCAGTCGGCCCTCCTGGAGCTGGACCACAAGCCCCGCACCACACATCCCCTGGCACAGCACATTCAG ATCACGCGGGATCGCACTGGCCTCCAGCAAAGCATTCTCAAGGTCCCCAATTGGCTGAAGAACAACGACAAGACGCAGCAGTCCACAGGACTGGATGTGAGTGGAGGCCACCAGGAGGATGaaccggaggaggaggatgcctGCTCCCAAATGATGGGCAATGCGCTCAGCAACAGCTCCTGTGCGGACATTAGTGTGACGGCGACGGGGCCAGCGCTGAAGCACTTCAATCGGAGCAAGAGCAACATTGAGACCTTCACCACCAGCCAACCAAAGATAATCTCCACGACGAACGCCTCGCTGGCCGCTGTGGCACTGGCGGCGGCGTCTGTCAAATGCAAGACCATACCAGCGAACCATCAGCACAACCATCATCACAACCATAACCAGGGCAGTGATCGCGGCCAAGCAGACGGCGGCTCCAATCAGCAGGACTCGGACTTTGATGAATTCAGTTCAcaagacgaggacgaggaggacaCGGGGCCCGTCAAGGGGCAGCAGGTACCACAAAGCCAGTTGCAGTCGCAAAACCAGATGCCGACGCAGCATTTCTACCAGAATGCGCAGGATTTGCAGAAGGGCGGCGGTCATGGCCATGGTCAGGGTCAGGGCCAAGTGCTTGGACGATGCAAGGCGCTCTACAGCTACACACCAAAGCTTTACGATGAACTGGAACTGAGTCCCGGCGACATCATCGAAGTTCATGCCAAGCAGGATGACGGCTGGTGGCTGGGGGCCCTGCGGAATCACATTGGCATCTTCCCTGCCACTTATGTGGAGGAGTGCTAG
- the Nost gene encoding nostrin isoform X6, producing MSQFRDNSWLANARSYGVLKSLRCSARYARAKSKSAINLNAHLKKQQQKEEEEKKEKEQQQKRKKREEQEQQQHQHQQQKRRGQSLCEDQPIYANVDEVVLDLGTSSTDDALMGNAQGQNGFEELRRYIKQGGDFSKELIFVLQERADSELIYSKSLSKLANKLNKAGREIPGSVADAWRGVATEMESRSDIHRQLAASLTDELVKPLKVVVESHHKARKAVESTVDKAARVLSEWRITEAKAKKASHTAARENEKLQDAMLDVRIQKSPSIAMLHQGPNKISAEKELKNAEKDCVKLDNKRKKAEEAVKRADVEYYTMCVRAERARVDWEMAVLRGSSQLQTNEQQRLANMHNFAQQYGRLISDINPILGGLTCRLQPQLDACNVDKDMLVVSNIRHHSEGPSEQLLPDFYCEHTTLAMNRERRKHALIKLLQLVKTDLERERKSRDGLRGLSQSLNNQENQNITDKLYHIRSMLTYLEGSRIKLQSALLELDHKPRTTHPLAQHIQITRDRTGLQQSILKVPNWLKNNDKTQQSTGLDVSGGHQEDEPEEEDACSQMMGNALSNSSCADISVTATGPALKHFNRSKSNIETFTTSQPKIISTTNASLAAVALAAASVKCKTIPANHQHNHHHNHNQGSDRGQADGGSNQQDSDFDEFSSQDEDEEDTGPVKGQQVPQSQLQSQNQMPTQHFYQNAQDLQKGGGHGHGQGQGQVLGRCKALYSYTPKLYDELELSPGDIIEVHAKQDDGWWLGALRNHIGIFPATYVEEC from the exons CTTGCAAATGCCCGCTCTTACGGCGTGCTTAAAAGCTTACGCTGCTCGGCCCGCTATGCGAGAGCCAAGTCCAAGTCGGCGATAAATCTGAATGCGCACctgaagaagcagcagcaaaaggaagaggaggagaagaaggaaaaggagcagcagcagaagagaaagaaaagagaagagcaggagcagcagcagcaccagcaccagcagcaaaagaGAAGGGGCCAAAGTCTGTGCGAGGATCAGCCCATCTATGCGAATGTCGATGAGGTGGTACTTGACCTTGGGACATCATCGACAGACGATGCTCTAATGGGGAATGCACAG GGCCAGAATGGATTCGAGGAACTGCGTCGCTACATCAAGCAGGGCGGAGATTTCAGCAAGGAGCTCATATTCGTCCTGCAGGAGCG TGCCGATTCCGAATTGATTTACTCGAAATCGCTCTCGAAGCTGGCCAATAAGCTGAACAAGGCTGGCCGAGAGATACCTGGGAGTGTGGCGGATGCCTGGCGCGGCGTGGCCACCGAAATGGAGAGCCGCAGCGATATCCACCGCCAGCTGGCGGCCTCCCTCACCGATGAGCTGGTCAAGCCGCTCAAGGTGGTCGTCGAGAGTCACCACAAGGCGCGCAAAGCG GTCGAAAGTACTGTGGATAAGGCCGCTCGGGTACTCAGCGAATGGCGCATAACGGAGGCCAAGGCCAAGAAGGCTTCGCATACAGCGGCGCGTGAGAACGAGAAGCTGCAGGACGCCATGCTGGATGTGCGTATCCAGAAGTCGCCATCCATTGCCATGCTCCACCAGGGCCCCAACAAGATCTCGGCCGAAAAGGAGCTAAAGAACGCTGAGAAGGACTGCGTAAAGCTGGACAACAAGCGCAAGAAGGCAGAGGAGGCTGTAAAGCGAGCCGATGTCGAGTACTACAcgatgtgtgtgcgtgccgaACGGGCACGCGTCGACTGGGAGATGGCCGTGCTCCGGGGCAGCTCCCAGCTGCAGACCAACGAGCAGCAGCGTCTCGCGAATATGCACAACTTTGCCCAGCAATACGGCCGCCTCATCTCCGATATAAATCCCATTCTCGGTGGCCTCACCTGCCGCCTGCAGCCGCAGCTGGATGCGTGCAATGTCGACAAGGATATGCTGGTGGTAAGCAACATCCGCCACCATTCGGAGGGTCCCAGCGAGCAGCTACTGCCCGACTTTTACTGCGAACACACCACACTGGCCATGAATCGAGAACGGCGAAAGCATGCGCTCATCAAACTCCTACAGCTGGTGAAAACCGATCTGGAACGCGAACGAAAGTCACGCGACGGCCTCCGTGGTCTCTCTCAGTCGTTAAATAACCAGGAGAACCAAAACATCACCGACAAGTTGTATCAC aTTCGATCCATGCTCACGTATCTGGAGGGATCACGCATCAAACTGCAGTCGGCCCTCCTGGAGCTGGACCACAAGCCCCGCACCACACATCCCCTGGCACAGCACATTCAG ATCACGCGGGATCGCACTGGCCTCCAGCAAAGCATTCTCAAGGTCCCCAATTGGCTGAAGAACAACGACAAGACGCAGCAGTCCACAGGACTGGATGTGAGTGGAGGCCACCAGGAGGATGaaccggaggaggaggatgcctGCTCCCAAATGATGGGCAATGCGCTCAGCAACAGCTCCTGTGCGGACATTAGTGTGACGGCGACGGGGCCAGCGCTGAAGCACTTCAATCGGAGCAAGAGCAACATTGAGACCTTCACCACCAGCCAACCAAAGATAATCTCCACGACGAACGCCTCGCTGGCCGCTGTGGCACTGGCGGCGGCGTCTGTCAAATGCAAGACCATACCAGCGAACCATCAGCACAACCATCATCACAACCATAACCAGGGCAGTGATCGCGGCCAAGCAGACGGCGGCTCCAATCAGCAGGACTCGGACTTTGATGAATTCAGTTCAcaagacgaggacgaggaggacaCGGGGCCCGTCAAGGGGCAGCAGGTACCACAAAGCCAGTTGCAGTCGCAAAACCAGATGCCGACGCAGCATTTCTACCAGAATGCGCAGGATTTGCAGAAGGGCGGCGGTCATGGCCATGGTCAGGGTCAGGGCCAAGTGCTTGGACGATGCAAGGCGCTCTACAGCTACACACCAAAGCTTTACGATGAACTGGAACTGAGTCCCGGCGACATCATCGAAGTTCATGCCAAGCAGGATGACGGCTGGTGGCTGGGGGCCCTGCGGAATCACATTGGCATCTTCCCTGCCACTTATGTGGAGGAGTGCTAG
- the Nost gene encoding probable E3 ubiquitin-protein ligase bre1 isoform X2 gives MEKLKSVMNHLRVHKFKIGGKDSSAVSAAVAVAADPSDNNNGNHTNNNNNNNNQNGNGGGGAKRFLTRIKRYSVLGNKLSRRHLGSLNLQSSAAGAERGADGERLGSVQSPGKTISGSYNMTGSHSEDHRLEIGAPVLISTTTLDTDRFDVTEARLKQIGGGIAQTSTIVRTLTPRSSDEEEFLDARCTQLDRDERDEAEEFQTPIHQPQEGEHEEPQPQKEQPAPQKEVESQPQRHSQEDLQEDLLEEEEEKMVMPPMRRANIARQQQAMSVQNLHRTELKVYLHKSPSMTLDMNVTAPGHLGPGLNMPELPELYGDSKLSLAASDMDNNKENTPVDGMPIANGGGGFLSHQSRFKSIESFQLHSRSKRSSSQPSSKQSSKMSLDCSVHSFDFDFKSVSYQSLNAQNLMVSIDELQEITRQINETEDFTKEVDLEYCEHRDQLRPSERRITLLKNKNQTLIHFNQQKEKLRKGWHGMKHWFGEEGTRLKEAVRQQTPLKRLARSRSNLNQSTTDASRLSISPERNTRDITESCEDITNRTELDSSLSQRALSDEDLSPNAKRFKDEVYQRSRCSSRAGRGRSRGRGRGHRSNWSFVSLLTGSNSLYSKQGQNGFEELRRYIKQGGDFSKELIFVLQERADSELIYSKSLSKLANKLNKAGREIPGSVADAWRGVATEMESRSDIHRQLAASLTDELVKPLKVVVESHHKARKAVESTVDKAARVLSEWRITEAKAKKASHTAARENEKLQDAMLDVRIQKSPSIAMLHQGPNKISAEKELKNAEKDCVKLDNKRKKAEEAVKRADVEYYTMCVRAERARVDWEMAVLRGSSQLQTNEQQRLANMHNFAQQYGRLISDINPILGGLTCRLQPQLDACNVDKDMLVVSNIRHHSEGPSEQLLPDFYCEHTTLAMNRERRKHALIKLLQLVKTDLERERKSRDGLRGLSQSLNNQENQNITDKLYHIRSMLTYLEGSRIKLQSALLELDHKPRTTHPLAQHIQITRDRTGLQQSILKVPNWLKNNDKTQQSTGLDVSGGHQEDEPEEEDACSQMMGNALSNSSCADISVTATGPALKHFNRSKSNIETFTTSQPKIISTTNASLAAVALAAASVKCKTIPANHQHNHHHNHNQGSDRGQADGGSNQQDSDFDEFSSQDEDEEDTGPVKGQQVPQSQLQSQNQMPTQHFYQNAQDLQKGGGHGHGQGQGQVLGRCKALYSYTPKLYDELELSPGDIIEVHAKQDDGWWLGALRNHIGIFPATYVEEC, from the exons atggaaaaattg AAATCCGTGATGAACCACCTACGGGTGCACAAATTCAAGATCGGCGGCAAGGACAGCAGCGCCGTTTCTGCAGCGGTTGCGGTTGCAGCCGATCCCTCGGACAACAATAACGGCAATCacacgaacaacaacaacaacaacaacaaccagaatGGAAACGGTGGCGGCGGTGCCAAAAGATTCCTCACACGCATCAAACGGTACTCGGTGCTTGGCAACAAACTAAGTCGCCGCCACCTGGGGAGCCTCAACCTACAGTCGTCTGCGGCCGGAGCGGAGAGGGGCGCCGATGGAGAGCGGCTTGGCTCTGTGCAGTCGCCCGGCAAGACTATATCCGGCAGCTACAACATGACCGGCAGCCACTCGGAGGACCATCGCCTGGAGATCGGTGCCCCGGTGCTGATATCGACCACCACATTGGATACGGACCGCTTTGATGTGACTGAGGCCCGACTCAAGCAGATCGGCGGCGGCATTGCCCAGACCTCCACCATTGTGCGCACCCTGACGCCGCGCAGCTCCGACGAGGAGGAGTTTTTGGATGCCCGCTGCACTCAGCTGGATCGTGATGAGCGGGATGAGGCGGAGGAGTTTCAGACGCCCATTCATCAGCCACAGGAAGGAGAACAcgaggagccacagccacagaaggAACAGCCAGCGCCACAAAAGGAAGTagagtcacagccacagcgacacTCACAGGAGGATTTGCAAGAAGATCTACttgaggaggaggaagagaagATGGTGATGCCACCGATGCGACGGGCCAACATCGctcgccagcagcaggccatGTCCGTGCAGAATCTGCACAGAACCGAACTGAAGGTCTACCTGCACAAGTCGCCCTCGATGACGCTCGACATGAACGTGACGGCTCCGGGGCATCTGGGCCCGGGCCTCAACATGCCAGAGCTGCCGGAGCTGTATGGCGACAGCAAGCTGAGCCTGGCGGCCAGCGACATGGACAACAACAAGGAGAATACACCGGTGGATGGTATGCCTATCGccaatggaggaggaggattcCTGTCGCATCAGTCGCGCTTCAAGAGCATCGAATCGTTCCAGCTGCACAGCCGCTCGAAGCGCAGCTCCTCTCAGCCGAGCTCGAAGCAGAGCTCAAAGATGAGCCTCGACTGCTCCGTGCACagcttcgacttcgacttcaaGTCGGTCAGCTATCAGAGCCTGAATGCCCAGAACCTGATGGTGTCCATTGACGAGCTACAGGAAATCACGCGCCAAATCAACGAGACGGAGGACTTCACCAAAGAGGTGGATCTGGAGTACTGCGAGCACCGGGATCAGCTGCGTCCCAGCGAGCGTCGCATCACGCTGCTGAAGAACAAGAACCAGACGCTCATTCACTTCaaccagcagaaggagaagctgCGCAAGGGCTGGCACGGCATGAAGCACTGGTTCGGTGAGGAGGGCACTCGCCTCAAGGAGGCCGTTCGCCAGCAGACGCCCCTCAAGCGTCTGGCCCGCTCACGCAGTAATCTGAATCAATCGACCACGGACGCGAGTCGTCTGTCCATATCGCCGGAACGCAATACCCGCGACATCACCGAGAGCTGTGAGGATATCACCAATCGCACGGAACTGGACTCCTCCTTGTCCCAGAGGGCACTCAGCGATGAGGATTTGTCACCAAATGCCAAACGCTTCAAGGATGAGGTATACCAAAGGAGTCGTTGTTCGTCGAGGGCTGGTCGTGGTCGTAGTCGCGGGCGTGGTCGTGGCCACCGTTCAAACTGGAGTTTCGTCTCGTTGCTAACTGGTTCCAATTCTTTATACTCCAAACAGGGCCAGAATGGATTCGAGGAACTGCGTCGCTACATCAAGCAGGGCGGAGATTTCAGCAAGGAGCTCATATTCGTCCTGCAGGAGCG TGCCGATTCCGAATTGATTTACTCGAAATCGCTCTCGAAGCTGGCCAATAAGCTGAACAAGGCTGGCCGAGAGATACCTGGGAGTGTGGCGGATGCCTGGCGCGGCGTGGCCACCGAAATGGAGAGCCGCAGCGATATCCACCGCCAGCTGGCGGCCTCCCTCACCGATGAGCTGGTCAAGCCGCTCAAGGTGGTCGTCGAGAGTCACCACAAGGCGCGCAAAGCG GTCGAAAGTACTGTGGATAAGGCCGCTCGGGTACTCAGCGAATGGCGCATAACGGAGGCCAAGGCCAAGAAGGCTTCGCATACAGCGGCGCGTGAGAACGAGAAGCTGCAGGACGCCATGCTGGATGTGCGTATCCAGAAGTCGCCATCCATTGCCATGCTCCACCAGGGCCCCAACAAGATCTCGGCCGAAAAGGAGCTAAAGAACGCTGAGAAGGACTGCGTAAAGCTGGACAACAAGCGCAAGAAGGCAGAGGAGGCTGTAAAGCGAGCCGATGTCGAGTACTACAcgatgtgtgtgcgtgccgaACGGGCACGCGTCGACTGGGAGATGGCCGTGCTCCGGGGCAGCTCCCAGCTGCAGACCAACGAGCAGCAGCGTCTCGCGAATATGCACAACTTTGCCCAGCAATACGGCCGCCTCATCTCCGATATAAATCCCATTCTCGGTGGCCTCACCTGCCGCCTGCAGCCGCAGCTGGATGCGTGCAATGTCGACAAGGATATGCTGGTGGTAAGCAACATCCGCCACCATTCGGAGGGTCCCAGCGAGCAGCTACTGCCCGACTTTTACTGCGAACACACCACACTGGCCATGAATCGAGAACGGCGAAAGCATGCGCTCATCAAACTCCTACAGCTGGTGAAAACCGATCTGGAACGCGAACGAAAGTCACGCGACGGCCTCCGTGGTCTCTCTCAGTCGTTAAATAACCAGGAGAACCAAAACATCACCGACAAGTTGTATCAC aTTCGATCCATGCTCACGTATCTGGAGGGATCACGCATCAAACTGCAGTCGGCCCTCCTGGAGCTGGACCACAAGCCCCGCACCACACATCCCCTGGCACAGCACATTCAG ATCACGCGGGATCGCACTGGCCTCCAGCAAAGCATTCTCAAGGTCCCCAATTGGCTGAAGAACAACGACAAGACGCAGCAGTCCACAGGACTGGATGTGAGTGGAGGCCACCAGGAGGATGaaccggaggaggaggatgcctGCTCCCAAATGATGGGCAATGCGCTCAGCAACAGCTCCTGTGCGGACATTAGTGTGACGGCGACGGGGCCAGCGCTGAAGCACTTCAATCGGAGCAAGAGCAACATTGAGACCTTCACCACCAGCCAACCAAAGATAATCTCCACGACGAACGCCTCGCTGGCCGCTGTGGCACTGGCGGCGGCGTCTGTCAAATGCAAGACCATACCAGCGAACCATCAGCACAACCATCATCACAACCATAACCAGGGCAGTGATCGCGGCCAAGCAGACGGCGGCTCCAATCAGCAGGACTCGGACTTTGATGAATTCAGTTCAcaagacgaggacgaggaggacaCGGGGCCCGTCAAGGGGCAGCAGGTACCACAAAGCCAGTTGCAGTCGCAAAACCAGATGCCGACGCAGCATTTCTACCAGAATGCGCAGGATTTGCAGAAGGGCGGCGGTCATGGCCATGGTCAGGGTCAGGGCCAAGTGCTTGGACGATGCAAGGCGCTCTACAGCTACACACCAAAGCTTTACGATGAACTGGAACTGAGTCCCGGCGACATCATCGAAGTTCATGCCAAGCAGGATGACGGCTGGTGGCTGGGGGCCCTGCGGAATCACATTGGCATCTTCCCTGCCACTTATGTGGAGGAGTGCTAG